A section of the Ciona intestinalis chromosome 4, KH, whole genome shotgun sequence genome encodes:
- the LOC108949456 gene encoding uncharacterized protein LOC108949456 — protein sequence MLSSQFFCQVDQEVVHLTNEFVSRALEQLGNKADFSHIVYEVLKHAHGMEVDDDEVAAPLFSGLHLWHDPMARTHLAKYHLKDLYQKYATSHVGIKSPSNTDTSINEKSVSSYLTEIAESPKLQARNSSVVSPKSTDINACSNDQSTFPPLSAFLQFIKDVEANQLPNHALPGKSPQSVLGVVKSCMLPTTIETVPSPDSADSDYIV from the exons ATGTTATCTTCTCAGTTTTTTTGCCAAGTCGACCAAGAAGTAGTTCATCTCACAAACGAGTTTGTTTCTCGGGCCTTGGAACAACTTGGTAACAAAGCTGatttcag CCACATAGTGTATGAAGTACTGAAGCATGCACATGGTATGGAGGTGGACGATGACGAGGTCGCGGCTCCATTATTCAGTGGCCTCCATCTATGGCATGACCCCATGGCACGCACCCACTTAGCCAAGTACCACTTAAAG gatcTTTACCAGAAATATGCAACCAGTCATGTTGGTATAAAGAGTCCATCAAATACAGACACTtcaataaatgaaaaa TCAGTATCATCATATTTGACTGAAATAGCTGAAAGTCCAAAACTACAAGCTCGAAACTCATCAGTGGTTTCTCCAAAATCAA CAGATATAAATGCTTGTTCGAATGATCAATCCACATTCCCACCATTATCTGCCTTCCTCCAGTTCATTAAAGATGTTGAAGCAAACCAACTTCCAAATCATGCTTTGCCGGGAAAATCACCTCAATCCGTATTGG GCGTGGTGAAGTCGTGTATGCTGCCAACTACTATTGAAACTGTGCCTTCCCCCGACTCTGCAGACAGCGATTACATTGTTTAG